A part of Propioniciclava coleopterorum genomic DNA contains:
- the miaA gene encoding tRNA (adenosine(37)-N6)-dimethylallyltransferase MiaA — protein sequence MEDVIPLLAVNGPTASGKSGLAIDVALALIASGQPAEVVNADSMLVYRGMDIGTAKPTVEERRGVPHHLIDILDVTESATVADFQRRARRAFAEVRGRGAVPVVVGGSALYMRAILDHFDFPGTDPAVRARWEAELARVGPHALHALLARRSPEAARELEPGNGRRIVRALEVLDLAGDHRPTLPEWTYEVPGVLSHGLSLERAVMDERIDRRVDAMWADGLVEEVRTLADRGLREGFTASKALGYRQVLAFLDGETSEEEARAETARRTRRFARKQLSWLRRDHRITWHDAASGGLADRLAGVVLSASDPGVGE from the coding sequence ATGGAGGACGTGATCCCCCTGCTGGCCGTCAACGGCCCCACCGCGAGCGGCAAGTCCGGCCTGGCCATCGACGTCGCCCTGGCGCTGATCGCCTCCGGCCAGCCCGCCGAGGTGGTCAACGCGGACTCGATGCTCGTCTACCGGGGGATGGACATCGGGACGGCCAAGCCCACCGTCGAGGAGCGGCGCGGCGTCCCGCACCATCTCATCGACATCCTCGACGTCACCGAGAGTGCGACGGTCGCCGACTTCCAGCGCCGGGCCCGGCGGGCCTTCGCCGAGGTGCGCGGCCGGGGAGCGGTGCCGGTCGTGGTGGGCGGCTCGGCGCTCTACATGCGGGCGATCCTCGACCACTTCGACTTCCCCGGCACCGACCCCGCCGTCCGCGCGCGCTGGGAGGCCGAGCTGGCCCGTGTCGGCCCCCACGCCCTGCACGCCCTGCTGGCGCGGCGCAGCCCGGAGGCGGCGCGCGAGCTGGAGCCCGGCAACGGGCGGCGCATCGTGCGGGCGCTGGAGGTGCTGGACCTGGCCGGCGACCACCGGCCGACGCTGCCGGAGTGGACCTACGAGGTGCCCGGGGTGCTCAGCCACGGCCTGAGCCTGGAGCGCGCCGTCATGGACGAGCGGATCGACCGCCGGGTCGACGCGATGTGGGCCGACGGCCTGGTCGAGGAGGTGCGGACGCTGGCCGACCGGGGGCTGCGGGAGGGGTTCACGGCGAGCAAGGCGCTGGGCTACCGCCAGGTGCTGGCCTTCCTCGACGGCGAGACCAGCGAGGAGGAGGCCCGCGCGGAGACGGCGCGCCGGACCCGCCGGTTCGCGCGCAAGCAACTGAGCTGGCTCCGCCGCGACCACCGCATCACCTGGCACGACGCGGCCTCCGGAGGGCTGGCCGATCGGTTGGCCGGGGTGGTGCTGTCGGCGAGCGATCCGGGCGTGGGAGAATAG